aagaatgaaaaaaaaaaaaaaaacacattttaaataaccaAACCACATATTCATGGCGGCACTGGTATTTTGAGGCATGAGACAATAGCCTCTCAATCAATAAATACCAACCATCAAATCTTCTTGGTCCTCTCTATTGCCTGCAAGGCCATATGTTGGTATTTCTCCAAGGGTCCTACAGAATTCTGAAGTTGCATTGAACACAATGGAGCCTCTCTTATCGTCATCATCCTCATCTTCATCTTGACTCTGAGACTCTAACCTTTTCACCAAGGACACAACCTGTAAATCAAAAGCAGCAAGAAAGGCAATATATTCAGTCTGTCTAAGAAGATATAGAATATTTACAATTTCAGTGGAATGTTaagagtctttagttgaaggcaatacattttattggaccaacacaaAAACATGGATCTTATGTGACTCAACATCCTTTCCTATAGTGGCACAATGAAAGGTACTGGCTTGAACTGAAAGCACATTTGTGGTCCAATATGGCTATACAGATCTTCTTTAGAGGGACCAACAGACTACTAAAGAGCcctattaaataaagaaaagaaactaaacaaaaacaaattttggTGCGTTGCTATAATATAGCCAACCTTTTCACTGCTGGCCTTCTGTTGCTGGATTTGTTTTAATCGCCTGCTTTTTTCTAGCTGTTTCTGTAACTCTGTCTCCAATTCATCTTCTTCCAAAACAGGAGAGTCTCCTATTTCTTCTGCAATTTGAAAAAACAGAGCCATCAGTGAGTGTTGATGAGGCAAGAGCCACAGTACACAAGTATTACGGAGGAAAAAGGTCTAGGGGTGTGATCTGGACaggaaacattttaacattctGCTTGTAACTTGCCTTTACTCTATACACAGCAAGATGTTAGCACAATACCATCTGTGTGGGTCTTAAATCGTTCTCACCTTGATCGCTGATATCCATATTGTCAACACGAACGTCATCAGACTGTTGTACTGGTGCAGGTAGCTCCACTTCTGGTTCTTCATCAGAATGTTCTACGCGCCTACGTCCACGACCACGGGTCCTAACCAAGAAAAGAACTGGTCATTTATGAATGATATCCATCGTCTGAAAGCAGCCAACTctgtcataaaaaaataaatctgctttCTAAGGCAGTTATTGcaaaattgtgtttaaaattGAGAATTTTCCTGATACTTTGGCATCATGGCATTTCTCCTTAAGCATGGCTACCTTTTGGAAAAGAGATCAAGAACTGAAACCATAACCGAAAAAGACTGCagcacatacattcaaagggtttcAACGGCCTCCACAAGTATTAGCAATTCAAACTGCTCAAGTAAACTTCCCCAATATGAAACATCATGAAATACAACGAACATTGCACCAGTgagcagaacaaaacaaagcttTTATCAGAGGGCCAAAAACCTATTCATGTTTTAGTGAGTACATGAACTAGCTCTGAATTTTTACCTGGACCCAAAGTCACTTTCCTTGGTACTAGGAGCTATGGCAAGAATTTCATCAGCCCGAAccgccttttctttttttcgaaTCTTTTTTACCcggcattttgttttcttaaaggaGACCTGGTAAGAAAAGGAAGGTCATCATCCATTAAACAATGTAGAAGTGCCAGCCACAAATTAGACACACGGAGTATTTCACATGAACAGAGCTCAGTTACATATAGCATCAACCTCACTTATCCATTGTGCAACCCATATTTCTAATTTTATTCtaattttttctaatatttctaTCCATTTTCCaattgatgtatatatatagcacacAATCATACCATCTCCTCGGGTGTGTAGTATTCAGATGCAATTTTGAGCCTTGGCAGGTCTAGGGTTTGCGCCTGGTTATGTAGAGTCTCCCGAATATTCTGCAGTTCCTTTTCCCAGGATCCATCGGCAACTCCCCCTGATTCCAAGCgaaaggatttctttttttccccatctatCTCCTCGTCATATTTGGACAGTACAGATTTGCTCTTTAACTAAACAGACAGATTTCAAGGTTAGAGCAAAAAATCTAAGCAAATCCTCTAGCCGAGGCGAGCAACTGGTCAGACTCATAGGATGGTACACTTACTATAGCCATATCTTCCACACTTTCCTCTTCTTCATATGGTTTATAATCGGGTTTCTTCTTCTTGAGTTCAACATTTTTATCTGCTTTCTCTTTGTCTATCATGTTGACATTTACTAAGACATCAGATTCATCTTCATCCAGAAtagctggaatagaaaaaaggctcaagctttataaataaaatgctcaCCCGGGATATTTTCCACGTTGGTTTTCCAACCCTAAGCCAATTAATATTTTCTCAGGTTCCAAGTGACAGTAAATCCTACCTTTGTCTTTTAGCGTAAGGATAACAGTCTGCCCCTCTTTAAACGACTCAATCTTATGCTCTACAGTAAGCCCCTGCAGATCCTGGGAGGTGTAATGCTGTAgggaagaagagagagacaTTAACTGGACAGCATAACAGATTACCGggcaacaaaaacaaacaggacGTGTCAAAATAAGGAAGAAAGATCAATTCATGCATCTTTTTAATAAACCCCAACAAACCTTATTTTGCCCAAATTCTTCCTCCACAAGATTAGACACTCCAAATTCTTCATCCATTTCTGCAAGAAGTTTTGCCTGTAGAAATTGAACAGTTGTTTACCATAAACCCAACAACAGACCACACAGCAAACAGTTAAGTCgaatagaaaaatatgtacTCCTCTTTGAGCTTTATAACACTTTGATCCAACAGACTTCCTTTCTGTCAGCTGGGGTATTTTCAAGGATATTCCAACATTATACTAGGCTGATTTTTATGACAATGCTACAAGCGGCAGattgagtgattaagactgtcTGTCTAGTATAGCAGAAAAAGATAACACAGCTAGGACATAAAACGGCTAATATGCAACTGTCTAAAAACAGCACGAtacttttgaaaacattttcatcTGACATTAGCACCCCATTAATAACGGCAAAGTCGAAACAAGCACCAGTCCAACAAAACCTCAGCTCATGCTTAAACAGTTAATAAccatacattaaaattaataaccATGGCAAGGCAATATATTTTGGGAAAAAGATAATTGTATCAATTTATATATGGTTATAGACATTTTTAAACCTGTCCGCTACACCTCTTTTAGCATAAACGCATTAAAGGTGTGAGTAAATGATCTGGAGGTATTCAGCATAAGATTAAACAGACTGTTAATTTGGGAAACCAAACTCTaggaaaggggagaaataatcatgcaACATGTTAAATAGTATAAATGTTTAGAAGTTGACTtctcacaatataaataaaatcttgGCTACTAATACATTTTAGGCATGTTGAAAGGTACAAAACTGTGATTTTGGATaaagagatatagatatagatatacacacacattttcccCAACAAGAGATTAGAACATTGAGAATTGCACTCTGCACCACTCACCCTTTTCTCAGCCTTTTCCTTTTCTATTTGAATTTTTCGACTTTTCTCAATCCATGCGGCTGTATCATCTAACCATAGCTCGTCATCTCCCAGAGACTTGATTTTGCTGTTGGTTGGAAAGAACGACACAGAAAAATGATGTAAAGGTGAAAATAATGCTTTTGATGAATTAAACCAAATAATATCCAAAAGTTCCAGCAACTGAGATGAGAcatggaggggaaaaaaaaaaaaaagtcttaccCCAATTTCTGGTTTAGAAGCCTCTTCTCTTTTGCGGCAGCTAATTTCTCTCtaagttcctgctgatgtcggagAGCGAGTGGATTAATGACTGCAGCAGCTACAGGATCTTCTTTACTGCCACATTCTGCACAAtgaacaaaaatgataaaagtaATTATATAGTAGTTCATCACAAATTGTTACCACAAGAGAAATATTGGAGCGAGGgtgaataataaaataccagAAACATTAAGCCATGAAAATGCCATAGGGCACCCCCAGCGACTCACATATAGATCACGACTTTGCCTTCGTTTAAGTTTGAGCACAGGAATAAATCCTGCTGCTATCAGAAAATGCCCCAATAACCTGCTGAATAATATAGCATGTATGTTCACGGAAGCAGAATGAGCCAAGCAGCTCCGCAAAGACAGTGCAGAGCATATGGACGactaacatttaaaatttaaCCAAATttggaaatacaaaaaataggaCTAACCAGTTTTAGTTTCATTCATCTCCAGTGGTTTCAAGCCAAGTTTTGCACGAAGTTtactggagagaaaaaaaaacaaaagatcatCTTAGCCCATGCTATGGGAGGAATTTCATGGATCCCAGGCCAAGGAACAGCCAATGAAGGCCCCATACTTACTTGGTCTCTTCAATAGTCAAAGAAGAATCCCCAGAAGCTGATTTGGGAGCAGCACCTaagcaaaaaaatcaacaatgtcAATGGCATTCCCATCAAGAATTCTGATAGATCTGAATGTATCAAAGTCGGTTTGTGGGacacaattttttaaaaatcacataCTACATTTCTTAAAAGATCTCTAGATCTGGAGGTCAACGACAGGCACTCACCTTGCTCGTAAGCAGGATCCAACTTCTCCTTCTTAATCCTGCGAGATTCTCCATCTTTGCTTGACCTAGCCTTGCCTTCTCTATCACGTGATCTGTCTCTGCCTCGGTCTCTAGAACGCTttcgcctctctctctcacgctctttgTGCTTATGCTTCTTGTGTTCACGGTGACGGTCATCTCCTCCACTTGATGTTTTAACATCTCGGTCACGATCCTTCTCCTTGTGTTTCTTAGAAGAGCCCATagctacaaaaatacaaaataatttgatttagaAAATCATTTCTCAATATTTTTCATCCCAAGAGTGCTCTTGATAGCATGTTTGAAAATGGACACTCTAGAGTCCTAGGCAGGCTCCTCACCAAAGGATGAATATTAAAACTATCAAGTTATTTAAATGGATAGTGTAATGTCCCTTCAATCTGCATTTTTAACTTCTTTTTTTACTAAGGATATTTTATAATCAAAAATCCGACAACACTGCTATACTTTCACAATACATTTCCCCTTTGACCATTACCCTCTGATGTGGCCACAAGGACAGATAGGGCTTTCTTTTAGTACCACGTGTAGGCGTACAGTCCAACCTTTAGCATGAAGAGTGAagactatattaaaaaaacaaacctaccCACACGCTATGAGAATTGTCATCACTTAAGTTGACCAAAACACCCCAGAATATAAATAGAAGTGCCCTGAGTTTGGAAACATTGTATGTATTGAATTCCCATATCTTTCTGGTAGCGCACTGTACATACAATCTCACAAGATTTTTGTGATGGTTCCCAAGCACTGCCCTGTGAGCAAGATGGCACCGGGAATATTCAAATAACGtcaaactaaaatatatttaataaacccACTTTATGTGAATTGAAATATACCGCACCAGGCATTAAACGACAAGGTATGACTTTGCAACTgagatttatatattatttatatgttcatCCGAACGCATGCTCTGCGCACCATTTAGTAGAGAGGGGTGAGGAAAGGGGCAAAGGAATATGGGGGGGTACTGCAGAATTCTCCCATTCATTAGCAAAATAGACAACACAAAAACGTAACTGAACCACAAAGccatcatgtgcattaaagtgcttacGATGACTGGAGCATCCCTTTATTATCGCTAAGCTAGCGGGTATAATGGCAAGGAGGCACCTGTGCTTAGCATGCCTACATCCTTATCAACAGCCTCACATTAAACAGACACTTTTCGtggcatatatttatttagaaatgagACAAATCCACTTTCCGCAGCCAGCTGATGGGACAATGGCAATTTTCCAGATCTGGCTGTGATAAACACTGCTAACAAGTCCTACCTCAGTGGCTAGTAGAAGATCCCTCCTGTTTACAGATTAATTATAAAGTCATGCAAGTCAGAGGAAAGGTGTCTTGtcatacagtgtgtatatatttattacacatgtGTCTTGCACCCACAAACAATGCCGAAccccccatttttatttattgtttcacacagcgccgtcatattccgtagcgatgTACAATTATAAGGATAAGCTAAGCTGTAAAACAATGGTAAGGATTAAACAGTCACCCCGACCCAGAGCAGCTCTGTTTATTAAAGTGTGGACCCCTGCGTTTGCATTCCCTGAACCATAATATGTAACGTAGAGCGTCTCGGGAAGACCATTGGATGAAAGAAAATTGATATCATGCTAACATATCATTACCGAACGTTGAAGCCCAACTACACGAAGCGGAACCGCTAAATTAATATACTcaaagtacatttttatgtCTAAAAGAATCACTTACTTAAATCACCGTGATAGCTTCGTTACTCAAGATGTCGGCCACAGGAGTCGCACTTCCGACGTCACACTGCCACTGTCGCATTCTTAATTGCGTAAATCACGCGAGACCGCCTTCCATTCAACTTCCGGTGAAAAGCGGAAATGATGTTATTGTCTTGTTTTTGCTGCGTATACGTGCTATAAAATTGTTGTCTTTGTGCGCAGCTACCCGAACCGTGAAGGATGGGTCCTAGATTTCTAATCTATGTAGATAACGTAACtcgttatttttatataattgtcCTATAAACAAGTAATCCCCGGTTAAATGGCAGCTGCTACAAACCAAATTCTATATATGGTTAAATAAGCGTACATCTCTGTAAACACTGCCCATGCTGAATTGgaatctttaaatattttagcattGCTAAATGTATAGAGGAAGTCCCATATAGAATACAAGACTAACTGGAACTATAATACAATATTGTACTTTAACATTGCAGATGTATTTAATTTGCAGAGCTATATGTTGCTATTACATTGTTCATAACAAGGCACTATGATAGAATAAGAAATAGAGtggttttaaaacagaaaacaacacattgttatttgtttaactagtttgtaatgttagcACTAGTAATAAAAGTGAAATACAATTTAaggagtgtatgtatgtatatatatatatatatatatatatatattatttttttaatgactaataggttaacttgacactttgCTGCTTGCGCTAATAATTGTAATGAGTTCAAAGCATGAAGGAAAAAATAGGGAATGTATATACTGTTGTGCTATCTTGTGAAGAGAGGGTTTTTAATTTCATATCAACTGAAAAGTCATGTCAAGGTTCAATTAACTTACTTATTCGTAAAAGTTATATTTGTAAAGAATGCCCTGACTCTATGGAGCTGACACGGCATATTGGGCTGTCTAGTAGGTAAATGTGCCAGCAGCTAATCATTCTGTTCTCCCATTTTTTGTGACGTCTTGCAGTTAAACAgtataaatttatttatttttaaaaaaaatatatatgtttttttttaatttctactgACTGTAGGCTTTCCATCTAGGGTGATGAGGCTCGCATTTGTGTGCACTGGACTTCTTTCCCTGCACATGAGCTAACAAGCCCAATTGGAGTCCTGCCATCTACTCCATTGTGTGCGTGGTATTGATATTTATCATTGCATACTATCATGCCGCCTCTTAACCATCCTAGTGAAGAATTAGTACTACTGATTAGACTGAGTAAACTGTTATGGTTGGCAGGGTCTACAAATTGAAAAAAGCTAGTACCTCCCTGATGTCCAAGTAGCGAGTCAGGTTTAATGGTTGTTATGTTGCCTTTTTAAAACCAGAACCTTGTATGTGAAAGGAACaattctgctggggcttctatgatggagcaccagaagttcatttgaggtctgattataagacgaccctgaataTAAGGCAGCAGCTATCAGTTATTGTGTGGCGAGTGACCCCCAAAACAATGTTGACCAAAGATTTCTATTGCAAGATAATACTAAACAAAGAGACTGCAGTTACATTTATCCAACACCATAATCTCCTGGAAGAGCCGACGGATACGGAGCCTTGCCATCTTTGTGGCGCTGCCATGCACGAAAAAAAGGAGACAAAACAAATTCCTTCCCGTTTTACGCTGTCCATGAAAAGGATGCCAAACTACACGCTCAGTGAAAAGCGATAATGTGTTTCTCCATTACACATATTTTAAAGGACAACGTAATTGCAACCTCAgttaatgtgatattttagtAAATTTTTTCATCCTGGTGATGCCAACATACGTGGTGACCAACCTTACGGGAAAGTCTGCAACA
The nucleotide sequence above comes from Spea bombifrons isolate aSpeBom1 chromosome 10, aSpeBom1.2.pri, whole genome shotgun sequence. Encoded proteins:
- the SART1 gene encoding U4/U6.U5 tri-snRNP-associated protein 1 yields the protein MGSSKKHKEKDRDRDVKTSSGGDDRHREHKKHKHKERERERRKRSRDRGRDRSRDREGKARSSKDGESRRIKKEKLDPAYEQGAAPKSASGDSSLTIEETNKLRAKLGLKPLEMNETKTECGSKEDPVAAAVINPLALRHQQELREKLAAAKEKRLLNQKLGKIKSLGDDELWLDDTAAWIEKSRKIQIEKEKAEKRAKLLAEMDEEFGVSNLVEEEFGQNKHYTSQDLQGLTVEHKIESFKEGQTVILTLKDKAILDEDESDVLVNVNMIDKEKADKNVELKKKKPDYKPYEEEESVEDMAILKSKSVLSKYDEEIDGEKKKSFRLESGGVADGSWEKELQNIRETLHNQAQTLDLPRLKIASEYYTPEEMVSFKKTKCRVKKIRKKEKAVRADEILAIAPSTKESDFGSRTRGRGRRRVEHSDEEPEVELPAPVQQSDDVRVDNMDISDQEEIGDSPVLEEDELETELQKQLEKSRRLKQIQQQKASSEKVVSLVKRLESQSQDEDEDDDDKRGSIVFNATSEFCRTLGEIPTYGLAGNREDQEDLMDFEKEEEESGNEGGESDGDENIGWSMVNLDDEKNQQDFSTSSTTILDEEPIVNRGLAAALHLCQNKGLLETTMQKVARVKGPVKSLPSAVYCIEDKMAIDDKYSRREEYRGFTQEFKEKDGYRPDVKIEYVDETGRKLCPKEAFRQLSHRFHGKGSGKMKTERRMKKLDEEALLKKMSSGDTPLGTVALLQEKQKAQKTPYIVLSGSGKSMTANTLIK